One segment of Geomonas ferrireducens DNA contains the following:
- a CDS encoding ABC transporter substrate-binding protein codes for MSKKISILLVLAVTLMCAATAFAAAPAKQVTIGISKIVSHPALDAVVKGIQDELNASKMKVTFDVQNANGDINTAASIANKFQSEKVNLAVGVATPTAQALVNTLKGIPIVYSAVTDPVKAGLVPSLTKGGKNVTGVSDMTPVKQQIEMLLKIKPKTKRIGHIYTSSEENAVVLAGMVKQVCKEKHLEFVETTVTKSAEVKQAAQTIANRVDAIYISTDNTVVSAMSAVADVAAKAKIPVMSADPSSSETYDVLAAWGFDYYKMGRATGKMIIEILKGKKPEQMPTRFMTKASDVDLLINLDVAKKLGLTVPADIVKAAKTVRQNGKVIKK; via the coding sequence GTGAGCAAGAAGATCAGTATTCTGTTGGTTCTCGCGGTAACACTTATGTGTGCGGCAACCGCCTTCGCGGCGGCCCCTGCCAAGCAGGTTACGATCGGTATCTCCAAGATCGTTTCCCACCCGGCACTGGATGCGGTTGTCAAAGGCATCCAGGACGAGTTGAACGCCTCGAAGATGAAGGTCACCTTTGACGTCCAAAACGCCAACGGCGACATCAACACCGCGGCCTCGATCGCCAACAAGTTCCAGAGCGAGAAGGTGAACCTCGCCGTAGGCGTCGCCACCCCGACCGCCCAGGCCCTGGTCAACACCCTCAAAGGGATCCCGATCGTCTACTCCGCAGTCACCGACCCGGTCAAGGCGGGCCTCGTTCCTTCCCTCACCAAGGGGGGCAAGAACGTAACCGGCGTATCCGACATGACCCCGGTGAAGCAGCAGATCGAGATGCTCCTCAAGATCAAGCCGAAAACCAAGCGCATCGGCCACATCTACACGAGCTCCGAGGAGAACGCAGTGGTGCTTGCCGGCATGGTCAAGCAGGTCTGCAAGGAGAAGCACCTCGAGTTCGTAGAGACCACCGTCACCAAGTCCGCCGAGGTCAAGCAGGCCGCCCAGACCATCGCCAACCGCGTCGACGCCATCTACATCTCCACCGACAACACGGTCGTCTCCGCCATGAGCGCCGTGGCCGACGTCGCCGCCAAGGCGAAGATCCCGGTCATGTCCGCCGACCCGAGCTCCTCCGAGACCTACGACGTCCTCGCCGCCTGGGGCTTCGACTACTACAAGATGGGTCGCGCCACCGGCAAGATGATCATCGAGATCCTCAAAGGGAAGAAGCCGGAGCAGATGCCCACCCGCTTCATGACCAAGGCCTCCGACGTCGACCTCCTCATCAACCTCGACGTTGCGAAGAAGCTCGGCCTGACCGTCCCGGCCGACATCGTGAAGGCCGCGAAGACCGTGCGTCAGAA
- a CDS encoding NRDE family protein, producing MCTLLLAYRAHPEYRLVIAANRDEYYRRPTAPAQFWEDAPHIYAGRDLVHGGTWLGVTTTGRIAALTNYRDPSDLHRHGPSRGRLVSGFLEKDAAAEAYVASLRASSVAYGGYNLLLGDGEDLLCYSNKSDQTIRIEPGIHGLSNHLLDTPWPKVRCGKDGLARILAEKSFVPEDLFALLADETHPPDEELPDTGVGIDLERLLSPVFIKSAEYGTRCSTVLLVDQAGKATFIERSFEGGVQERRAEFNW from the coding sequence ATGTGCACGCTGCTACTTGCCTACCGGGCCCACCCGGAGTACCGTCTCGTCATCGCCGCGAACCGTGACGAATACTACCGTCGTCCCACCGCGCCTGCGCAATTCTGGGAGGACGCACCGCACATCTATGCCGGCCGCGACCTCGTGCATGGCGGCACCTGGCTCGGCGTCACCACCACCGGGCGCATCGCAGCGCTCACCAACTACCGCGATCCTAGCGATCTGCACCGCCACGGTCCCTCCCGCGGCAGGCTCGTGAGCGGCTTTCTCGAGAAGGATGCCGCGGCCGAAGCCTACGTGGCCAGCCTGCGCGCCTCCAGCGTCGCCTACGGCGGTTACAACCTGCTCTTGGGTGACGGTGAAGACCTCCTCTGTTATTCCAACAAAAGCGACCAGACGATCCGCATCGAGCCCGGCATCCACGGGCTTTCCAACCATCTCTTGGACACCCCATGGCCCAAGGTGCGCTGCGGCAAGGACGGGCTTGCCCGGATCCTCGCCGAGAAAAGCTTCGTTCCCGAGGACCTTTTCGCGCTGCTAGCCGACGAGACCCATCCTCCCGACGAAGAGCTTCCCGACACCGGCGTCGGGATCGACCTCGAGCGGCTTCTATCGCCGGTCTTCATCAAGAGTGCGGAGTACGGCACGCGCTGTTCGACCGTTTTACTGGTGGATCAAGCGGGAAAGGCGACCTTCATCGAGAGGAGTTTCGAGGGTGGGGTGCAGGAGAGACGGGCGGAATTCAACTGGTGA
- a CDS encoding PilZ domain-containing protein, protein MHDPRILIVANDADAGNAYLDAIARAGAQGELARSFEQMSEMAKERSYNGFLIDILTLVRCSKEAKVIAYESINLFPVLRVKWDPRGKKIKLSPLEQTFSPDSDAALRFFIESRCRLFPARSLRRHTRKPIHLNLWYSSDPSFPEGATHRSFAVNISMGGLFLHTMEELTVGATLWLRLLDTDPTPIAATVRWTQRWGEGRCVPGAGLQFETLTEMQQTELSRIITP, encoded by the coding sequence ATGCACGATCCCAGAATACTCATAGTTGCCAATGACGCCGATGCAGGAAACGCGTACCTTGACGCCATTGCCAGAGCGGGGGCACAGGGAGAGCTCGCGCGCTCCTTTGAACAGATGTCCGAGATGGCCAAGGAGCGCTCTTACAACGGTTTCCTGATCGACATCCTCACCCTGGTGCGCTGCAGCAAGGAGGCGAAGGTCATCGCCTATGAGAGCATCAACCTCTTCCCCGTATTGCGGGTGAAGTGGGACCCGCGCGGAAAGAAGATAAAGCTGAGCCCGCTCGAACAGACTTTCTCACCCGACAGCGACGCCGCGCTGCGCTTTTTCATCGAAAGCCGCTGCAGGCTCTTCCCGGCCCGTTCGCTGCGCCGGCACACCCGCAAACCGATCCACCTGAACCTCTGGTACAGTAGCGATCCCTCCTTCCCCGAAGGCGCGACGCACCGCTCCTTCGCGGTTAATATCAGCATGGGCGGCCTCTTTCTCCACACCATGGAGGAGCTTACGGTTGGTGCGACGCTCTGGCTGCGCCTGCTCGATACCGACCCGACTCCCATCGCCGCAACCGTGCGTTGGACACAGCGCTGGGGAGAGGGGCGCTGCGTCCCGGGAGCTGGGCTGCAGTTCGAGACGCTCACCGAGATGCAGCAGACCGAGCTTAGCCGCATCATCACCCCCTGA
- a CDS encoding Ig-like domain-containing protein, with the protein MKLAVALARRVRLIVLTALTATLLPCAGADAAVVFNNWSSNGPAPIPNKGTLTALAVAPTTPATVYVGADGGGVYGMNDGGSSWSALNGGLTNRRVAALAVHPVDPKVIFAATAQGIFKSADGGLSWNDSSTGASGVPVRALAIDPLSPATVYAATGSGVYKSTTGGSSWSTANTGLVSLDVRALLVDPSTPGVLYAATAGGVCKSADGAATWSAANTSLADTDVLYLAYAATTPATLFAGTATGMYLSTDGAATWTLDGAASLGSQAVVSILVDTPSAPTVLYAGTANGIYRQSYTSGNWGNWSAFVSGLTPGATVRALANIPTSRTTLYAATTLGAFKNTGATWSALSSGLRQGRAVTVKPTDPTVVVAGFAGGGIYRSTDSGSSWSATIDDAAAGMFATALLYDASGTALYAASGNGVFRSTSDGASWTDISATLPTSDVRALALDAGATLHAATSLGVFVWNGVDTWNAYGAGQPSNSDVTTLTFKGGFLFAGTNGGGVFRSDGTSWTQVNSGLTNTVVYALASDGASLYLGTGAGLFKSGDNGTTWVASSSGLTNLVVKSIALSGGVPNFITAGTAGGGVFFSTNGGDIWTAMNTGLTDKNVNALSANAATKKVYAATATGRVFNLNLSAVSAVTPAAPLASAPYSFGQVNIGDTKQVIFSLQNTGTLQLKISSLSLAGTDAALYGITQGGARECNLALLPNLTVEAGDYCTVTVGFLPVAPGNKTASLTVHSDAVNQPVTTFLIGTGGYPPQATITSPVSGDTKKSPVLIAGSAIDRNQSDGSAGTGATLAKVEVSTDGGATWQSATKSPTLNSWTQWSYSWTASPLPPNGPYVIKARATDTNGFVQSALSSINLTLDNTPPVTTITTFPPLLDDTASGSFGFTVDKAGSTSVCRIDSGISNACSSPFSFAALPDGSHTFSVLSTDTVGNVETTAKTYTWTIDTTPPATTITTAPAAYTQLTSASFAFSANETSTFACSLDGVTTSCTSPKSYTGLADGPHLFTVQGTDLAGNTSTGAPTTRSYGWIVDANNKPTSSVNVPLAPLSGISYQITGSAADTVSGVSGVNISVNGGGANAATDTSVAPAAPWSSWGYLWTLPVNGTYTVQAQAVDNAGNVQAATTGSSLIVNNPLPEVALGGPTDGALLGSGSPHLITGTAQAATGGLPLQKVQVAIFPSATPPATVSWQDAAGSTAWSYNWQFPADGNYTIQARALDVAPNLAGAVTGNPSQVVSRSVTIDTTPPTSTITPLVTPYLTGQQITVSGTADDPAPGTGVKQITIAIVNALGQSVTGTPFYNSGNKSWSYTSGALPDGSYTVQATVTDNAGNQQSPPASVNVVIDNVAPVTTITAKPSLLSNLSSATFSFSANEPATFICSLDGVSAPCNCSASTTTSCTVSYSALSTTQHTFAVSAKDVAGNVETPAKGYSWTVDLVPPVVSATTPADGTVRLSVATHTVSVVFSKDVDPATVNGNTFYLAPAAPGTVSYDQATRTATLTLSAPLAYATTYTATLTGAITDPAGNHLLQNYTWSFATDPDGDMNLDGTVDLSDALLCLKAAVGKITPTAQQLRHADLAPFRNGKPLPDGSIDASDALIILARVVGAVTW; encoded by the coding sequence ATGAAACTTGCAGTTGCATTGGCGCGCCGCGTCCGGCTCATCGTGCTCACGGCCCTGACGGCGACCCTGTTGCCATGCGCAGGCGCCGACGCCGCGGTCGTCTTCAACAACTGGTCGAGCAACGGGCCGGCCCCCATCCCCAACAAAGGGACGCTCACCGCCCTCGCGGTGGCTCCAACGACTCCGGCCACCGTCTACGTCGGTGCCGACGGAGGCGGGGTGTACGGCATGAACGACGGGGGGAGCAGCTGGTCGGCGCTGAACGGAGGTCTCACCAACCGGCGTGTGGCGGCACTGGCGGTGCACCCGGTCGACCCGAAGGTGATCTTCGCGGCCACGGCACAGGGTATCTTCAAGAGCGCCGACGGCGGCCTCTCCTGGAACGACTCCTCGACGGGGGCTTCCGGGGTGCCGGTGCGCGCCCTCGCCATCGATCCCCTTTCCCCCGCAACCGTTTACGCGGCAACCGGCTCCGGCGTGTACAAAAGCACGACGGGGGGGTCGTCATGGAGCACCGCGAACACAGGTCTTGTGAGCCTGGACGTACGCGCGCTCCTAGTCGATCCGTCGACACCCGGCGTGCTCTACGCGGCGACCGCCGGCGGGGTCTGCAAAAGCGCGGACGGCGCCGCCACCTGGAGCGCGGCTAACACCTCGCTAGCCGACACCGACGTCCTCTACCTCGCCTATGCCGCTACGACCCCGGCCACGCTCTTCGCGGGAACGGCCACCGGGATGTACCTCTCCACCGACGGCGCGGCGACCTGGACGCTGGACGGCGCCGCTTCACTCGGCAGCCAGGCGGTGGTCAGCATCCTCGTCGACACCCCCTCGGCACCGACGGTGCTCTACGCCGGGACCGCGAACGGGATATACCGCCAGAGCTACACCTCGGGTAACTGGGGGAACTGGAGCGCCTTCGTCTCCGGGCTCACCCCGGGTGCGACGGTGCGCGCGCTCGCCAACATCCCGACCAGCCGCACCACGCTCTACGCGGCGACCACCCTGGGCGCCTTCAAAAACACCGGTGCGACCTGGAGCGCTCTCTCCTCGGGGCTGCGACAGGGGCGGGCGGTGACCGTGAAGCCGACCGATCCGACCGTCGTGGTGGCGGGGTTTGCCGGCGGAGGGATCTATCGCTCCACCGACAGCGGGAGCAGCTGGAGCGCGACCATCGACGACGCGGCCGCGGGGATGTTCGCCACCGCGCTTCTCTACGACGCGTCCGGGACGGCGCTTTACGCCGCGTCCGGCAACGGCGTATTCAGGTCCACGAGCGACGGCGCCAGTTGGACCGACATCAGTGCCACCCTCCCGACCAGCGACGTCCGCGCCCTCGCCCTCGACGCGGGTGCCACGCTCCACGCCGCCACCTCGCTCGGGGTCTTCGTCTGGAACGGCGTCGACACCTGGAACGCCTACGGAGCCGGGCAGCCTTCCAACAGCGACGTCACCACGCTCACCTTCAAGGGGGGCTTCCTCTTCGCCGGGACCAACGGCGGCGGGGTGTTCCGCTCGGACGGGACGAGCTGGACCCAGGTGAACTCCGGGCTCACCAACACCGTGGTGTACGCGCTCGCCTCGGACGGCGCAAGCCTCTACCTCGGGACCGGCGCGGGACTTTTCAAGTCCGGCGACAACGGGACGACCTGGGTGGCGAGCAGCAGCGGCCTCACCAACCTCGTGGTGAAGTCGATCGCCCTCTCCGGCGGGGTGCCGAACTTCATCACCGCCGGGACAGCCGGCGGCGGGGTCTTCTTCTCGACCAACGGCGGCGATATCTGGACCGCGATGAACACCGGCCTCACCGACAAGAACGTGAACGCCCTGAGCGCGAACGCGGCGACGAAGAAGGTGTACGCCGCCACCGCGACCGGCAGGGTCTTCAACCTGAACCTGAGCGCGGTCTCCGCGGTCACCCCCGCCGCGCCGCTTGCATCCGCCCCGTACAGCTTCGGCCAGGTGAACATAGGGGACACCAAACAGGTGATCTTCTCCCTGCAGAACACCGGAACGCTGCAGCTTAAGATCTCGTCGCTCTCGCTTGCCGGGACCGACGCCGCGCTCTACGGCATTACCCAGGGGGGCGCGCGCGAGTGCAACCTCGCCCTGCTCCCGAACCTGACCGTGGAGGCGGGAGACTACTGCACCGTCACCGTCGGCTTTCTCCCGGTCGCCCCCGGCAACAAGACCGCCTCGCTCACCGTGCATTCCGACGCGGTGAACCAGCCGGTGACCACGTTCCTCATCGGCACCGGGGGGTACCCCCCCCAGGCGACCATCACCTCACCGGTGAGCGGCGATACGAAGAAGAGCCCGGTGCTGATCGCGGGGAGCGCCATCGACCGTAACCAAAGCGACGGCTCCGCCGGCACCGGTGCCACCCTCGCCAAGGTGGAGGTTTCCACCGACGGCGGCGCCACCTGGCAGAGCGCCACCAAGAGCCCGACCCTCAACTCGTGGACCCAGTGGAGCTACAGCTGGACCGCCTCGCCGCTGCCGCCCAACGGCCCCTACGTGATCAAGGCGCGCGCCACCGACACGAACGGTTTCGTGCAGAGCGCCCTCTCCAGCATCAACCTGACCCTGGACAACACGCCGCCGGTCACCACCATCACGACCTTCCCGCCGCTTCTGGACGACACCGCGTCGGGCTCCTTCGGCTTCACCGTCGACAAGGCGGGCTCCACCTCGGTCTGCCGAATCGACAGCGGGATCAGCAACGCCTGCAGCTCCCCCTTCTCCTTCGCGGCGCTTCCCGACGGCAGCCACACCTTCAGCGTCCTCTCCACCGACACGGTGGGGAACGTGGAGACCACCGCCAAGACCTACACCTGGACCATAGACACGACCCCGCCCGCGACCACCATCACGACGGCGCCCGCGGCCTACACCCAGCTGACCTCGGCGAGCTTCGCCTTCTCGGCCAACGAAACGTCGACCTTCGCCTGCAGCCTGGACGGGGTGACCACCTCCTGCACCAGCCCCAAAAGCTACACGGGACTTGCCGACGGCCCCCACCTCTTCACGGTCCAGGGGACCGACCTCGCCGGCAACACCAGCACCGGCGCTCCGACCACGAGGAGCTACGGCTGGATCGTGGACGCGAACAACAAGCCGACCTCCAGCGTGAACGTCCCGCTCGCCCCGCTCTCCGGGATCAGCTACCAGATCACCGGGAGCGCGGCCGACACCGTCTCGGGCGTGAGCGGCGTGAACATCTCCGTGAACGGCGGCGGCGCGAACGCGGCCACCGACACGAGTGTCGCACCGGCTGCTCCCTGGTCGAGCTGGGGGTACCTCTGGACCCTGCCGGTGAACGGCACCTATACGGTGCAGGCCCAGGCGGTGGACAACGCAGGCAACGTGCAGGCCGCGACGACCGGGAGCAGCTTAATCGTCAACAACCCGCTTCCCGAAGTCGCCCTCGGGGGACCTACCGACGGCGCGCTCCTCGGGAGCGGCTCCCCGCATCTCATCACCGGCACGGCGCAGGCCGCAACCGGCGGGCTTCCGCTGCAAAAGGTCCAGGTGGCCATCTTCCCGAGCGCGACACCTCCCGCAACCGTCTCCTGGCAGGATGCCGCCGGCTCCACCGCCTGGAGCTACAACTGGCAGTTCCCGGCGGACGGGAACTACACCATCCAGGCGCGCGCCCTCGACGTGGCCCCGAACCTGGCCGGCGCCGTCACCGGCAACCCGTCCCAGGTGGTCAGCCGGAGCGTGACCATAGACACCACCCCACCCACCTCGACCATCACGCCGCTTGTGACCCCCTACCTGACCGGGCAGCAGATCACGGTGAGCGGCACCGCCGACGACCCGGCCCCGGGAACCGGCGTGAAGCAGATCACCATCGCCATCGTGAACGCCCTCGGCCAGTCGGTGACCGGCACCCCCTTCTACAACAGCGGCAACAAGAGCTGGAGCTACACAAGCGGCGCCCTCCCCGACGGCAGCTACACGGTGCAGGCGACGGTGACCGACAACGCCGGGAACCAGCAGTCGCCCCCCGCCTCGGTAAACGTGGTGATCGACAACGTCGCGCCGGTAACCACCATAACGGCGAAGCCGTCGCTGCTGTCGAACCTCTCCAGTGCGACCTTCAGCTTCAGCGCCAACGAGCCCGCCACTTTCATCTGCAGCCTGGACGGGGTCTCCGCCCCCTGCAACTGCAGCGCGTCGACGACAACCTCCTGTACGGTGAGCTACAGCGCACTTTCGACGACGCAGCACACCTTCGCGGTGTCGGCAAAGGACGTCGCAGGCAACGTTGAGACACCGGCCAAGGGGTACTCCTGGACCGTCGACCTGGTCCCCCCCGTGGTAAGCGCCACCACACCCGCAGACGGCACCGTGCGGCTCTCGGTCGCCACCCACACGGTGAGCGTAGTTTTCAGCAAGGACGTCGATCCGGCCACGGTGAACGGCAACACCTTCTACTTGGCCCCGGCGGCTCCCGGGACGGTCAGCTACGACCAGGCGACCCGCACCGCCACCCTCACCCTCAGCGCCCCGCTTGCCTACGCCACCACCTACACGGCGACCCTGACCGGCGCCATCACGGACCCGGCGGGGAACCACCTGCTGCAGAACTACACCTGGAGCTTCGCCACCGATCCGGACGGCGACATGAACCTGGACGGCACGGTCGACCTCTCCGACGCCCTGCTCTGCCTGAAGGCTGCGGTCGGCAAGATCACCCCTACGGCACAGCAGTTGCGCCATGCCGACCTAGCCCCCTTCAGAAACGGCAAGCCGCTCCCCGACGGGAGCATCGACGCAAGCGACGCACTGATCATCCTCGCCAGGGTGGTCGGGGCGGTGACATGGTAA
- a CDS encoding outer membrane beta-barrel protein produces the protein MRSAGMRMALSGVITLLAVSTAAADSAYFSVKGGAFLPSGKERGTTNSLKSFDTGYAAEVAFGYRPESYAALELGTGVYSASGTVTDAVARSEKTLYGVPITLTAKAILELEKLELFAGAGAGYYFTFIDQKLSFANGGIAPVDESSHGSALGYHLVAGGDLKLSENFRLGADFKWFSVKPDLELTDAQNVKKSSSWDLGGTTVSLGFKYLY, from the coding sequence ATGCGAAGTGCTGGAATGCGCATGGCCCTGTCGGGGGTGATCACCCTGCTGGCGGTATCGACCGCCGCTGCCGACAGCGCCTATTTTTCGGTCAAAGGGGGGGCGTTTCTGCCCAGCGGCAAGGAGCGCGGCACCACCAACAGTCTGAAGAGTTTCGACACCGGGTACGCGGCGGAGGTCGCCTTCGGCTACCGTCCCGAGTCGTACGCGGCGCTCGAGCTCGGCACCGGGGTCTACAGCGCATCGGGTACGGTGACCGACGCCGTGGCCCGCAGCGAGAAGACCCTCTACGGCGTCCCGATCACCCTCACCGCCAAGGCGATCCTCGAGCTGGAAAAGCTGGAGCTCTTCGCCGGCGCCGGTGCCGGGTACTACTTCACCTTCATCGACCAGAAGCTCTCCTTCGCCAACGGCGGCATCGCGCCGGTGGACGAGAGCAGCCACGGCAGCGCCCTGGGCTACCACTTGGTGGCGGGGGGGGATCTGAAGCTCAGCGAGAACTTCCGGCTCGGGGCAGATTTCAAATGGTTCTCGGTGAAACCGGACCTTGAGCTCACCGATGCCCAGAACGTGAAGAAAAGCTCGAGCTGGGACCTCGGCGGGACCACGGTGAGTCTGGGCTTCAAGTACCTGTACTGA
- a CDS encoding FlgO family outer membrane protein: protein MTRLFLFCLALLCAGCALFQTRVEDFTDPIVRSNYRAVDRMLQAPAVGQTLNKRRPIVVASLVNIDDLNSSRLGRMLSEQLATRLTQNGYQVVELKMRDSIFVKQSQGELLLSREIKDITLTHQAQAVLVGTYAIANGRVYITVKLVGMKDNTAIAAEDYVLPMDSNVRSLLWVTSNR from the coding sequence ATGACAAGACTCTTTCTCTTTTGCTTGGCGCTTCTTTGCGCCGGTTGCGCCCTCTTCCAGACACGCGTGGAAGACTTCACCGATCCCATCGTGCGCTCCAATTACCGGGCCGTCGACCGGATGCTGCAGGCGCCCGCCGTGGGCCAGACGCTCAACAAGCGCAGGCCGATCGTGGTCGCCTCGCTGGTGAACATAGACGACCTGAACAGCTCCCGCCTCGGCAGGATGCTTTCCGAACAGCTCGCCACCCGCCTGACCCAGAACGGCTACCAGGTGGTGGAACTCAAGATGCGCGACAGCATCTTCGTCAAGCAGTCGCAGGGGGAGCTGCTCCTCTCCCGCGAGATCAAGGACATCACCCTGACGCACCAGGCCCAGGCGGTCCTCGTCGGGACCTACGCGATCGCCAACGGGCGGGTTTACATCACGGTGAAGTTGGTGGGGATGAAGGACAACACGGCCATCGCCGCCGAGGACTACGTCCTGCCGATGGACAGCAACGTGAGGTCCCTCCTCTGGGTCACCTCGAATCGATAG